A genomic stretch from Theropithecus gelada isolate Dixy chromosome 2, Tgel_1.0, whole genome shotgun sequence includes:
- the HTR1F gene encoding 5-hydroxytryptamine receptor 1F: protein MDFLNSSDQNLTSEELLNRMPSKILVSLTLSGLALMTTTINSLVIAAIIVTRKLHHPANYLICSLAVTDFLVAVLVMPFSIVYIVRESWIMGQVVCDIWLSVDITCCTCSILHLSAIALDRYRAITDAVEYARKRTPKHAGIMITVVWIISVFISMPPLFWRHQGTSRDDECIIKHDHIVSTIYSTFGAFYIPLALILILYYKIYRAAKTLYHKRQASRISKEEVNGQVLLESGEKSTKSVSTPYAPEKSLTDPSTDFDKIHSTVRSLRSEFKHEKSWRRQKISGTRERKAATTLGLILGAFVICWLPFFVKELVVNVCEKCKISEEMSNFLTWLGYLNSLINPLIYTIFNEDFKKAFQKLVRCRC, encoded by the coding sequence atggatTTCTTAAATTCATCGGATCAAAACTTGACGTCAGAGGAACTGTTAAACAGAATGCCGTCCAAAATTCTGGTGTCCCTCACTCTCTCTGGGCTGGCACTGATGACAACCACTATCAACTCCCTTGTGATTGCTGCAATTATTGTAACCCGGAAGCTGCACCATCCAGCCAATTATTTAATTTGCTCCCTTGCAGTCACAGATTTTCTTGTGGCTGTCCTGGTGATGCCCTTCAGCATTGTGTACATTGTGAGAGAGAGCTGGATTATGGGGCAAGTGGTCTGTGACATCTGGTTGAGTGTTGACATTACCTGCTGCACATGCTCCATCTTGCATCTCTCAGCTATAGCTTTGGATCGGTATCGAGCAATCACAGATGCTGTCGAGTATGCCAGGAAAAGGACTCCGAAGCATGCTGGCATTATGATTACAGTAGTTTGGATTATATCTGTTTTTATCTCTATGCCTCCTCTATTCTGGAGGCACCAAGGAACTAGCAGAGATGATGAATGTATCATCAAGCACGACCACATTGTTTCCACCATTTACTCAACATTTGGAGCTTTCTACATCCCACTGGCATTGATTTTGATCCTTTACTACAAAATATATCGAGCAGCAAAGACATTATACCACAAGAGACAAGCAAGTAGGATTTCAAAGGAGGAGGTGAATGGCCAAGTCCTTTTGGAGAGTGGTGAGAAAAGCACTAAATCAGTTTCCACACCGTATGCACCAGAAAAGTCTTTAACTGACCCATCAACAGACTTTGATAAAATTCATAGCACAGTGAGGAGTCTCAGGTCTGAATTCAAGCATGAGAAATCTTGGAGAAGGCAAAAGATCTCAGGTACAAGAGAACGGAAAGCAGCCACTACCCTGGGATTAATCTTGGGTGCATTTGTAATATGTTGGCTTCCTTTTTTTGTAAAAGAATTAGTTGTTAATGTTtgtgaaaaatgcaaaatttctgAAGAAATGTCCAATTTTTTGACATGGCTTGGATATCTCAATTCGCTTATAAATCCACTGATTTACACAATCTTTAATGAAGACTTCAAGAAAGCATTCCAAAAACTTGTGCGATGTCGatgctag